The genomic segment CCCCCACCCAGGGGCGCCGCCCCTTCGACCCCGAGGGGTGGGTTCTTCGGGTGCGGGTCCGGTGGGGCTTCTCGCGCCGTTCCCCGCGCCCCCGAGAAGCGGGGCGCGGCCTCAGCTGCGGCAGCTGCCCTCAGCTGCCGTTTCTGAGGTCCTTCGGCCAGTTCGGGCGGAATTCGATCTCGTCGTACGTGACCACGCAGCCCTCGCCCATCGGGGACTGGGTCATGAAGCCGATGAGGGCGGCGCCGCTCTGCTGCTCGCCCGCGAGGGTGAAGAGGCGGACGAAGGTCCACTGCTTGCCGTCGCGCGAGGCGTGGAAGGCGAAGGCGCGGCCGGTGCGGCTCACCCGCAGCCACACCGAACTGCCCTGCACCGTGAAGGAGTTGGCGTCGTCCGAGTGCCCCCGGGTGACCACCGTGCAGACGGTGGGCACGTCCGGCGAGTACTCCAGGCAGAGCTTGGCCCAGGCCCGTTCCCCCACGTGCACATACAGCACGCCCGCGTCGAACCCGGCGGCGAAGCCGACCGTGACCCGGGCTATCAGCTGAAAGTCCCCCTCCGGCGCGCCCAGCAACCTGGGCGCGTCCGAAGCGGGATCCAGTCCCTCGTCAGTGGGCGGCACGAACCGGTCCTGCCGAGCACCGGCCCATCCGGTGAG from the Streptomyces sp. NBC_00310 genome contains:
- a CDS encoding DUF1349 domain-containing protein, producing MDVEIPELPFSLRTYGPDGHWSYEDGVLTGWAGARQDRFVPPTDEGLDPASDAPRLLGAPEGDFQLIARVTVGFAAGFDAGVLYVHVGERAWAKLCLEYSPDVPTVCTVVTRGHSDDANSFTVQGSSVWLRVSRTGRAFAFHASRDGKQWTFVRLFTLAGEQQSGAALIGFMTQSPMGEGCVVTYDEIEFRPNWPKDLRNGS